A segment of the Candidatus Sumerlaea chitinivorans genome:
CACCGGCGACTTGTTGGACGCGGTGGTGGCCTCGCTTCCCAAACGCACGGAGGAGGAGGAAGCGGCCGAGGCTGAGTTGGGCATTCGCATCGCTGTTGTGGGGCGCCCCAACGTCGGCAAGTCCACGCTGGTGAATCGTATCCTTGGCTTCGAACGCACCATCGCGAGCCCGGTTCCGGGCACGACGCGCGACGCCATCGATACGACGTTCCGCCTAAACGACAAGATTTACACGCTCATTGACACGGCGGGCATTCGCCGCCGGGGCAAGATCGAACGCGGCGCGGAGAATCTCAGCGTCCTGAGTGCACTGATGAGCCTCGAGCGTTGCGACATCGCCCTCATCCTCGTGGATGCCACTGAGGGCATCACCGATCAGGACGCGCACGTGGCGGGCTACGCCGTGGACGCCGGCTGCGGGTGCATCATTGTCGTCAACAAGTGGGATCTTGTGGAAAAGGACGAAACCACTGCCGGGGCGTTCGTCAAAGCCCTGCGCGCGGAGTGGGGGTTCCTGAAACATGCGCCCGTGATCCACGTCTCGGCGCTCACCGGCCAGCGCGTCGAGCGGCTCTTCCAGCTTGTGGACCGAGTGTACGCCGAATACACGAAGGAAATCGAAACAAGCACACTCAATCGCTGGCTCCAGAAGGCGATCTCGCACGTCTCGCCACCGGTACGCCAAGGTCGTCAGCTCAAACTCAAATATGTGGTTCAAACCGGCTCAAAACCCCCCACATTCACTTTCTTCGTGAACGATCCGGCCCTCGTCCATTACTCCTACGAGCGGTACTTGGCGAACCAGCTTCGGCAGGAGTTTGGCTTTGAGGGTGTCCCCGTACGCCTTCGCTTCCGCGAGAAGGCCGAACGGGCGCGCTCAAAAAAGCCGCCGTGGGCTGAGGATTGAAGTAGAGGGTTTTGCCAACACGTTGCTTGCCTTTTAGGCAGAGGAGGTTTTCCCGCCGGACTTCGACCGAATCGCATCCAAAGCGATGCAAAAGGCAGCGTAAAACTCGCGGATGACCCGCGCTTCAAATTCGCTACAAAAGCCTTCCTGCACGCCGGCCTGGACTTCCTCAAACATGTTCACGAGGTGACGCCGGAGCGATTCGAGCTCCTCTTGCGTGCGGTCCATCAGGTTATCCTTGAAGAAGAGGATGCGCGGATCGGCCGGCGAGAGCTTTGGGAGAGGCATTGCCGGCGGCTTCTCCTCGGTAGGTGGCCGCGTCGGCGGTGCCGCGGCCAGCGAAGTGAAGGTACCCTGGAGAATTGTGCCGCTGAGTTTCGGGTGACCGGCGCCGGATTCCGTACCCACGGGCTGCGTCTGCGGCGCCTCTGCGGTGGGTGCCTCTGCCGCGGCTCGCTCCGCCGAAGCCGCCGTAGCAGCAGCCGGGCTTGGCTCCTCTTCGGCGACCCCCACCGCGCGTTTCAATTCGCTCAGCCACGCTTCGAAGGCCAACTCGCGTTCGTCCTTCGCCTCTTGGACCATGGCCTGTAGCTCGATCGCCTTCTCAATGCGGGCCTTGAGATCCTTCAGTCCCGCATTTCCCGGCGCGTAACGCAGTCCCAAATCCACCGTCTCTTTTGCTTTTTTCAGGTTGTTCTCGCGAATGTAGTGGCGGGTCGCTGTTGTCAGCTCCTCAATCGCCTCAAAAGTGGATCCAAGCCTCAGATAAATCTCACCCAAGATACGGTGGCTATCCGGATACTCTGGGGCAAGCTCGATCATACGCTTGCACATATCGATCGCATCCTGAAGCTGGCCCTTGCGAACGTGGCGGTCCACCACCCACTTGAGCTGCGCAATGGCCTCATCCTCACGTTTCAGGCGCGAAAACAAGTAGGAGAGCTGCTTGCGCACCTTGATGTCGTCGGGACGGATGATGAGCAGGATGTTATAGATGTGGAGCATCTTGTCGAATTCGCCCCGCACCCCATAGTGCTCCGCCGCCTGAAGGTACTCGCGGTAGCCGGCCTCTTTATCTCCCAGCTCAAGATAAAGAGCTGCCAGCCGACAGCGGGTGATTTCGTTCTTGGGATCAAGCTGCACCGCTTTTTGGAGCAGCGGAAGAGCTTCGACAAGCTGGCCTTGCAGGATGAGGCGTTCCGCCCGCTCCACAAAATCCGCTGTCGACTCGCCTTGGTGGGCAATGCGGGCCATCGCCTCGGAGACGTCGCAGCCCATGTAAGCCGCGTAAAACTCGAGTAGGTTCCCCCCCTTGTGCCCCTCGCAGCCGGTGTACTGGCACTTGAACGTGTTGCTATCGGTGTAAATGATCAGGGAGCGCCGAATTTGATCCTTGTGGAGCGGACAGAAGAGGCGAATTGTGTTGCCCTCGCGATACAACGCGTTCTCGTGGAACCCCATTTTGAGCAAGAGTTCCCACGCATTCAGCGAGGCGTTGAATTCTTTCTCTTCAGGTGAGAAATAGTAGTTTACCACGCCGCTGACCTATCTTTCAGTCTTTGACAATCGCTTGCAAGTGTTTCATGCCACGAGCTTGTCTGTAAAGGATAAACCTATGGAACTGTACCACAGAACCGGAAAAAACGTCGAGCCGACAATGATTTTGCAGGACAGGAACCGCATGCCGTCACCCCGAAAAATGCGCGAAAGTAATCCGAGATCCGCGGCCATCCTTCCAGGCCGAAAAAGCCGCTGGAGCCTGAGAGGGTGCGTTCGGCAATACCAAGTCGCGGCACTCGCATGCTTCGTTGCCTTGCTAAGTGTGCCCGCTCTTGGGGAATACAAAGACATTCTCATTCACCGGGATGGGACGCGGGTCGAAGGAACGATCACCGAGGAAACCGCCACAAAAATCGTCATCCAAACCGAGAAGTTTGGGCAGCTCCATTTTCAGAAGCGCGACCTCGTGACGATTGACCGTGGGCGCGACCGTGAGGCGCGTGAGGCAGCCGCTGCTAAGGTCACCCCCACGCCCTACAACTATGCCGTTTTTATTCCTGAAGGACCTGTGAACGCTTTGTCTCCACCCGTGCAAATTCCGGTGATTGCCGGGCTCATTCTGCGCGGAGTCACCCCGCCCGCGTCCCCTTCGCCCGCGTCGGTCTCGGCTGACACAGCTACAACACCCGCCGAGGAGTTGCCCCCGACGCAACAGGTGCCGGCCGCTACCCCCATGGCGTCGGCTTCCCCCCTGCCACCGCCCACGGCCAGTCCCGCGAGTGCGAGCGCAAGCGCCGAGGCCGGCGCGGTAACGGCGTCCCGTGGCATCGCGCAGTTATCGCGAGCCGGCAAAGCTGTGAGTCTCAAAGTGGGGACTCCGCTTGGTGTCGGCGACACGATCGAAACCGGCCTCGACAGTGCAGTCGTCCTGCGCCTACTCACGGGTCACAAAATTGCTCTTGGGCCTCGCACTATTGTGCGGATTTCAAAGGTTTCTATGAGCGGAGGGTGTGTCCTCCGCCTCGAGAGTGGGGTAGTTTGGTGCGACGCGCCGGCGGAGCTCCCTGCTCCCGCAAAACTTTTTACGCTTGAAACGCCGGACTGCATCCTGACGCCGGAGCCAACAGATCTCGCCAGCGGGGCGACTGTAAAAGTTGCCTTACTCGAGGACGGAACATTATTTGTTGGGTCGCTCAAAGGCAAAATGATCTTCTATCATGCAGGAACCGAGTTTAAAACGATTCCCAGTAACATGCCTGTCGTCTTTGACCGCAGCCGAACCCAGATGACGGAAATGCCCAACCTCCTCCCCCAGCTTCAAACCGAGTGGCAGCAGGTCCGGGAGTAGACGCGAAGGGCCCCCTTGACGCTATCATCTGGACGATCAGTATCCCCAGCTAGGTGAATTGCTGCCTTCTATGAATTGCCTTGCCACACGAGAGGGGCATGGGGTGATCACATATTGGCCCGCCACGTCAAAGTAAGGTGTCGATTCTCTCAGGCGAAATTCAATCGGATGAATCTCGCCCACCGGAACGCCGTTCGTACCGGGAGCAAGTCGTCCCCTTTGTTAGGCTTGCGATCCAAAGGTAGGGCGCATGGTTTCAACCAAGGAAGTAGAAGCTAAAGCCACTGTTTGGCCTAGGTGCACTGCCGTGTTCAGATCCCAAACACCTGAGGTGCTGCATTCTACTTCCGAAATCGTGACCTGATTGAAGGCCGTGACGCCAGCGGATCAAAATGCGTCAACAACCACCTTTCTGGGAAGTACGCTCGTCCCCTTGCACACGAAGGCAGAAGCTGGCGAAAACGCCGCCGTTCATTGCATTTGAAATAGTTACGAATCTTATTTCACGCAGCGCGACACACCCACATTCCGTATGAACCAAGAATCACCGAGCCGACCGGCCGTGATCGGCATCAAACTTGCTCTCCTCGTGATGTGCCGAATTGGTATTGTGACAGATCGGTGACGGTCTTCCCTGCGAGGGTCGAGCTATGAAGAAAAAAGTTCTCGGCAGCCTATTGGGAATCGCGATGGTTGGGTTGACAATGCTGGGTGGGCAACCGGCGCACGCACGTTCCAGTTGGTACGTGAGCTTTTCCACGGGGCCGGTGTGCTACTATCCTGCACCGGTCTACTATCGGCCGGTGGTGTACGCAAGGCCAGTGGTGGTGTGCCCGCCCCCAGTCGTTTATTACCCCGCGCCTGTGTGCGGTGGGATCTCCATCGGATATTACCATCGCCATCGCCACTAAAACTTTAGACAGTACCCCTCACATACCCCTCCCTGAATAGAGCCCGGTTTGCGGTGCCGGGCTCACTTTTATTTTGGGGATACGCCAAAGCGAGCGATCGAAGAGCACCCGAACGACCAACGTCATTGTGCCCTACCCTTATCCCGCCCCAGCTGTGCGGCGGTGAGATGGCTACGTAAGACAATCTATGGGAGAGGGGAACGTCAGCCATGAAATCGTAAAGCATGGCGTTTCTCCGCACGAGAAAAGCCAGAAAACCGTCCCAAAAAAGCCTGCGCACGTGGATCCTGAAGACACCGACGAGCGGCCGCCCACTGGAATAGTGCACCTGCCAAAGTGTTTTTTGGGAGAGAGAGCCATGATCCAACGGTACATCGGGCATGCGTCCATCGCCCCTGCG
Coding sequences within it:
- a CDS encoding GTP-binding protein EngA, which encodes MKREILYRHLPIVAVVGRPNVGKSTLFNRITGRRKAVVLDTPGVTRDRNYHIAEWNGTRFLTVDTGGYEHEPTSELSALMREQTLLAIEEADAIILLLDSREPMHPTDDEVIELLRRTAKPVFVAVNKCDNREQRLAAISEFARLGLELYPISALHGHGTGDLLDAVVASLPKRTEEEEAAEAELGIRIAVVGRPNVGKSTLVNRILGFERTIASPVPGTTRDAIDTTFRLNDKIYTLIDTAGIRRRGKIERGAENLSVLSALMSLERCDIALILVDATEGITDQDAHVAGYAVDAGCGCIIVVNKWDLVEKDETTAGAFVKALRAEWGFLKHAPVIHVSALTGQRVERLFQLVDRVYAEYTKEIETSTLNRWLQKAISHVSPPVRQGRQLKLKYVVQTGSKPPTFTFFVNDPALVHYSYERYLANQLRQEFGFEGVPVRLRFREKAERARSKKPPWAED
- a CDS encoding TPR domain protein gives rise to the protein MVNYYFSPEEKEFNASLNAWELLLKMGFHENALYREGNTIRLFCPLHKDQIRRSLIIYTDSNTFKCQYTGCEGHKGGNLLEFYAAYMGCDVSEAMARIAHQGESTADFVERAERLILQGQLVEALPLLQKAVQLDPKNEITRCRLAALYLELGDKEAGYREYLQAAEHYGVRGEFDKMLHIYNILLIIRPDDIKVRKQLSYLFSRLKREDEAIAQLKWVVDRHVRKGQLQDAIDMCKRMIELAPEYPDSHRILGEIYLRLGSTFEAIEELTTATRHYIRENNLKKAKETVDLGLRYAPGNAGLKDLKARIEKAIELQAMVQEAKDERELAFEAWLSELKRAVGVAEEEPSPAAATAASAERAAAEAPTAEAPQTQPVGTESGAGHPKLSGTILQGTFTSLAAAPPTRPPTEEKPPAMPLPKLSPADPRILFFKDNLMDRTQEELESLRRHLVNMFEEVQAGVQEGFCSEFEARVIREFYAAFCIALDAIRSKSGGKTSSA